In Amyelois transitella isolate CPQ chromosome 13, ilAmyTran1.1, whole genome shotgun sequence, a genomic segment contains:
- the LOC106138023 gene encoding uncharacterized protein LOC106138023 — translation MLESLWGYARKETFELVEWTKCGESLLSVVPTVLWAAGSAALAHRLLSALFRRFVFRRVPLWEVMLQNLLFVWMIIYSVHFWFVLVRILKMMVDYWYQETDDSVPTQDEARKMMQQWLIWMCGVAPLAGYLQSRPRAETPPLMIWITTSPWQRREMGPYGYYLNRPLVSLQSSTEVPVRQHVMALRRAFSDSKIVIKEPTKKKRYSKSV, via the exons ATGCTGGAGTCTCTGTGGGGGTACGCGCGGAAGGAGACCTTCGAG CTGGTCGAGTGGACAAAATGCGGCGAGAGTCTCTTGTCAGTGGTACCCACAGTGCTGTGGGCGGCTGGCTCGGCCGCCCTGGCCCACCGCTTACTGTCAGCGCTGTTCCGAAGATTCGTGTTCAGACGTGTGCCGTTGTGGGAGGTCATGCTTCAG AACCTGTTGTTCGTGTGGATGATAATATACAGCGTTCACTTCTGGTTTGTTCTGGTGAGAATCCTGAAAATGATGGTGGATTACTGGTACCAAGAG ACTGACGACAGCGTGCCGACACAAGACGAAGCTCGCAAGATGATGCAGCAGTGGTTGATATGGATGTGCGGCGTGGCTCCCCTGGCCGGGTACCTGCAGTCGAGGCCCCGGGCTGAGACACCGCCGCTCATGATATG GATAACCACCAGTCCCTGGCAGAGAAGGGAGATGGGACCGTATGGGTACTACCTGAACAGACCCCTGGTCTCCCTGCAGTCCTCCACCGAGGTCCCGGTCAGACAGCACGTCATGGCCCTGCGCAGAGCATTCAGCGACTCCAAGATCGTGATCAAAGAACCAACAAAGAAGAAGCGGTACTCCAAATCTGTATAG